In Bifidobacterium actinocoloniiforme DSM 22766, a genomic segment contains:
- a CDS encoding YesL family protein, producing MKLLSPDSGLMRGLSDLADAVWINVLMLLSCIPVVTVGAALTAAHDVCRRSLEGRGHVTADYCKAFRANFLKATGLWLFFGPMLALLVWAWIFLQITPLLVVKFGLSVVWVLGFEWVWALQARFENSLGRTLWNSFIFSVSHIGSSLTMIAMDALYLGLIAASWVYMPQGLFLLVILGFGSLIMLHTPVLERAFARYVRQESWRGANQSIPGER from the coding sequence ATGAAGCTCCTCTCGCCTGATTCCGGTCTGATGCGTGGGCTATCGGATTTGGCTGATGCCGTTTGGATTAACGTCTTGATGCTCCTGTCCTGCATTCCAGTCGTGACTGTCGGCGCGGCCCTCACGGCTGCGCATGATGTTTGCAGGCGCTCGCTGGAGGGGCGGGGGCATGTGACAGCTGACTACTGTAAGGCATTTCGCGCTAACTTCTTGAAAGCTACCGGGCTTTGGCTGTTCTTCGGCCCCATGCTGGCCTTGTTGGTCTGGGCTTGGATTTTTCTGCAGATCACGCCTTTGCTGGTCGTCAAATTCGGGTTGTCTGTAGTCTGGGTTCTCGGCTTCGAGTGGGTGTGGGCCTTGCAGGCTCGTTTCGAGAATTCGCTGGGGCGCACGCTATGGAACTCCTTCATCTTTTCGGTCTCCCACATAGGCTCCAGCTTGACTATGATCGCCATGGACGCCCTCTATCTGGGGCTGATAGCGGCTTCCTGGGTTTACATGCCGCAAGGGCTCTTCTTACTGGTCATCCTTGGTTTCGGTAGCTTAATCATGCTCCACACCCCAGTTCTAGAGCGTGCCTTCGCTCGGTACGTTCGGCAGGAATCCTGGCGAGGGGCGAATCAGTCGATTCCGGGCGAACGTTAG
- a CDS encoding ABC transporter substrate-binding protein, producing MNTIVRVTAAVGALAMSLTGLSACGSSSASSDKGHVYYLSAKPEQQDEFKDLAKQFTKDTGIPVDVSVASSGTYEQSLKSELAKSNAPTMFDVDNNDFQNWGSYYADMSGTQIYKDLKKSEWALKLQDKVVAVPFVMERYGIIYNKALMKKYFDAKWSTVKSIKEVNNFKALKTVADEIQKHKDDIGVKGAFSSAGFDSSSSKRFGDQLAHIPVYYEYRDQHVTAEPPTLTGKYTDNFKQIFDLYITDATVEPTQLSSATMDDSNNEFASKQSVFLQNGSWGYPQIKGQEVPDEDIGVLPIYIGVPGEEKQGLTVSFMYFANNKNASAKDKEATAKFQEYILNNKNGQKIFTDDMGFETPFKSYDKAGFKSTNPVQRANDAYAKAGDYDTVIYPLPSAQWVASLSDAMLEYAQGTGKWSKVQTAFVDGWAKEYKTTH from the coding sequence ATGAACACAATAGTGAGAGTGACGGCAGCAGTCGGGGCTCTGGCCATGTCCTTGACAGGGTTGAGCGCCTGTGGCTCATCGTCGGCCAGTTCGGACAAAGGGCACGTGTACTACCTGTCCGCTAAACCCGAACAGCAAGATGAATTCAAGGATTTGGCCAAGCAGTTCACCAAGGATACAGGCATTCCAGTCGATGTCTCCGTCGCGTCATCGGGCACCTATGAGCAATCGCTCAAGAGTGAGCTGGCAAAGTCCAACGCGCCGACCATGTTCGACGTCGACAATAACGATTTCCAGAACTGGGGCAGTTACTACGCGGATATGTCTGGCACGCAGATATACAAAGACCTGAAAAAGTCCGAGTGGGCGCTTAAGTTGCAGGACAAAGTGGTGGCCGTGCCATTTGTAATGGAACGCTATGGCATTATTTACAACAAGGCGCTGATGAAGAAGTACTTCGACGCTAAGTGGTCCACGGTCAAGTCGATCAAAGAGGTCAACAACTTCAAGGCGCTGAAGACTGTGGCCGATGAGATTCAGAAGCACAAAGACGATATTGGGGTTAAGGGCGCTTTCAGCTCTGCTGGGTTTGACTCAAGCTCCAGTAAGAGATTCGGCGATCAGCTGGCCCACATCCCCGTGTATTACGAGTATCGCGATCAACACGTGACCGCCGAGCCGCCAACCCTGACCGGCAAGTATACGGACAATTTCAAGCAGATCTTCGACCTGTACATCACTGACGCTACTGTTGAGCCCACGCAGCTGTCGAGCGCCACAATGGACGACTCGAACAACGAATTCGCCAGCAAGCAGTCGGTCTTCCTCCAGAACGGTTCCTGGGGTTATCCGCAAATCAAAGGTCAGGAAGTGCCGGACGAAGACATAGGCGTGCTGCCTATCTACATCGGTGTCCCCGGCGAGGAGAAGCAGGGGCTTACTGTAAGCTTCATGTATTTCGCAAATAATAAGAACGCTTCCGCCAAGGACAAAGAAGCAACGGCCAAGTTCCAGGAATACATCCTGAACAATAAGAACGGGCAGAAGATATTCACGGACGATATGGGCTTCGAGACGCCGTTTAAGTCGTATGACAAGGCTGGATTCAAATCCACGAACCCAGTGCAGCGCGCTAATGACGCTTACGCAAAGGCCGGCGACTATGACACGGTGATATACCCGCTACCCAGCGCCCAGTGGGTGGCCTCGCTCAGCGATGCGATGCTGGAGTATGCCCAGGGGACCGGTAAGTGGTCCAAGGTGCAAACTGCGTTCGTGGACGGTTGGGCCAAAGAGTACAAGACCACCCACTGA
- a CDS encoding carbohydrate ABC transporter permease translates to MISMIGKSIRRWWMLFSLPTLAAFIIGFLVPFVMGIYLSFCHFTTVTDARFIGAGSYVEALQDPEFWHAMVFSIAFTLITTLVINVCGFAVAYMLTKAIKGANVFRSVFFMPNLIGGIVLGYVWLLLLNGVLVHWDRSITYSGVYGFWGMVLLYCWQQIGYMMIIYIAGLQALPGDVIEAASVDGANGRQTLFHVTIPLMMPSITVCAFLTMTNGFKMFDQNLALTNGAPSNASEMLALNIYRTFYGRAGFEGVGQAKAVIFFVIVALIALIQNRLTTSKEVVA, encoded by the coding sequence ATGATCTCTATGATTGGTAAGTCGATACGTCGGTGGTGGATGCTCTTCTCCCTACCGACTCTGGCGGCTTTCATTATTGGCTTTTTAGTACCTTTCGTGATGGGCATATACTTGAGTTTCTGTCATTTCACTACGGTGACGGACGCCCGGTTCATTGGTGCGGGCAGCTATGTAGAAGCTTTGCAAGATCCGGAATTCTGGCATGCGATGGTGTTTTCGATTGCCTTTACGCTCATCACTACCCTGGTCATCAACGTCTGTGGTTTCGCTGTGGCGTATATGCTGACGAAGGCAATTAAGGGTGCCAATGTATTCCGCTCCGTGTTCTTCATGCCCAACCTGATTGGCGGCATCGTCCTGGGCTATGTGTGGCTGCTCCTGCTCAACGGTGTTCTGGTTCATTGGGACCGGTCCATCACGTACTCCGGCGTCTATGGATTCTGGGGCATGGTCTTGCTCTACTGCTGGCAGCAAATTGGTTACATGATGATCATTTACATAGCAGGCCTGCAGGCCTTGCCGGGTGATGTGATCGAAGCCGCTTCCGTCGACGGCGCCAATGGTCGTCAAACTTTGTTCCATGTGACTATTCCCTTGATGATGCCTTCGATAACGGTTTGCGCGTTCTTAACCATGACCAATGGATTCAAGATGTTCGACCAGAACCTGGCGCTGACCAACGGCGCCCCATCCAACGCCTCGGAGATGCTGGCGCTGAATATCTACCGTACCTTCTACGGGCGTGCGGGATTCGAAGGGGTGGGGCAGGCTAAGGCCGTGATTTTCTTCGTCATCGTGGCTTTGATTGCTTTGATTCAGAACAGATTGACCACATCCAAGGAGGTGGTGGCATGA
- a CDS encoding LacI family DNA-binding transcriptional regulator: MVTLQDVARAAGVSIATASWAVNDNKDVRIPESTRIKVRKVAEELGYRQNALARSLARGRSDLIGFISDGVATSPFAGQVIQGAQDEAWRNGKILLIVDTNGDPLIEQRAFSFMLERRVEGIAYSSWVHHAVKPPEELKQVNSVLINCFDESRRFPAVVPDEVQGGRTATELLLAAGHRRIAFINEKEPSPASVGRLTGYKKALSTAGIEFDAGLLTESTADQEGGYRAAGRVLASGATAVFCHNDRTAMGLLDALHERGVRVPQDLSLVGFDNQEVISAHLHPALTTVGLPQYDLGLLGIRALLAHGRQAGAVSAVGEVLRVACPAIVRESIRAL; the protein is encoded by the coding sequence ATGGTCACACTGCAAGATGTCGCGCGCGCGGCCGGGGTTTCAATCGCTACGGCCTCTTGGGCCGTCAATGACAACAAGGACGTACGTATCCCCGAAAGCACTCGGATTAAGGTTCGCAAAGTAGCCGAGGAGCTGGGCTACAGGCAGAATGCGCTTGCGCGGAGCTTGGCCCGGGGTCGCTCCGATCTGATTGGTTTTATCAGTGATGGTGTGGCAACATCACCCTTCGCCGGTCAGGTTATACAAGGGGCCCAGGATGAGGCTTGGCGTAACGGTAAGATCCTGCTGATCGTGGATACCAATGGTGACCCACTGATTGAGCAGCGTGCTTTTTCCTTCATGTTGGAACGCCGGGTGGAGGGGATCGCGTATTCCAGTTGGGTGCATCATGCGGTAAAGCCACCCGAGGAGCTCAAGCAGGTCAACTCTGTGTTGATTAATTGCTTCGATGAAAGCAGGCGGTTTCCTGCAGTGGTGCCTGACGAGGTGCAAGGTGGGCGCACCGCCACTGAACTCCTGCTGGCTGCGGGCCACAGACGCATAGCTTTCATTAATGAGAAAGAGCCCTCGCCCGCGTCGGTCGGTAGGCTCACGGGATATAAGAAAGCGTTGTCTACAGCAGGTATTGAGTTCGATGCCGGGCTGTTGACCGAGAGCACGGCCGACCAGGAGGGTGGATATCGGGCTGCTGGGCGTGTGTTGGCATCCGGGGCCACTGCTGTCTTTTGCCACAATGACCGTACCGCTATGGGCCTGCTGGACGCCTTGCATGAACGTGGGGTGCGAGTGCCGCAGGACCTTTCCCTGGTTGGCTTCGACAATCAAGAGGTCATTTCGGCGCACCTGCATCCAGCCCTCACGACTGTTGGCTTACCGCAGTATGACCTTGGGCTGCTGGGTATTCGCGCTCTACTGGCGCATGGGCGACAGGCGGGTGCTGTATCTGCTGTCGGAGAGGTTCTTCGGGTGGCGTGCCCGGCGATCGTGCGTGAATCCATCCGGGCTCTTTAA
- a CDS encoding histidine phosphatase family protein codes for MVDKAQYANDEAEARGCLVLLRHGETEWSQSGQYTGRTDLPLVGQGRRQAVEAGLRLAREFPDGFDDGCVFSSPLDRAQQTAALAGFEHARTLESLAEWDYGRAEGRREEEVSRLLGRPWKLWEDGPEAIDRRLGGDREAPLPSGGAVLVRNSDGESLRQVSERAAAVVRRLQPLIEQGQRVLLVAHAHVLRILTTQWLGLEPSAAQLLRMNTAHYGVLGRYRGGNVLKRWNC; via the coding sequence ATGGTAGACAAAGCTCAGTATGCCAACGATGAAGCTGAAGCAAGAGGTTGCCTGGTGCTCTTACGCCATGGAGAGACGGAGTGGAGCCAATCAGGACAATACACGGGCAGAACCGATCTGCCCCTGGTCGGACAGGGAAGGCGCCAAGCTGTCGAGGCGGGTCTACGCCTGGCCCGTGAGTTCCCGGATGGGTTCGACGATGGCTGCGTTTTCTCAAGCCCGCTGGACCGTGCCCAACAGACTGCGGCTCTGGCTGGCTTCGAGCATGCGCGAACCCTGGAGTCACTCGCGGAATGGGATTATGGTCGCGCTGAAGGCCGCCGTGAGGAGGAGGTCTCGCGTCTGCTAGGCAGGCCGTGGAAACTGTGGGAGGATGGTCCTGAAGCAATTGACCGCCGGCTGGGCGGTGACCGTGAGGCGCCTTTGCCTTCGGGCGGTGCCGTCCTTGTGCGGAATAGCGATGGTGAGAGCTTGAGGCAGGTGAGCGAGAGGGCCGCGGCTGTGGTGCGGCGGTTGCAGCCCTTGATCGAGCAGGGGCAGCGGGTCTTGTTGGTGGCCCACGCGCATGTGCTGCGCATACTCACGACTCAGTGGCTGGGCTTGGAGCCGTCTGCGGCCCAGCTCTTGCGCATGAACACGGCCCATTATGGCGTGCTGGGACGGTATAGGGGGGGCAACGTCCTTAAACGGTGGAACTGCTGA
- a CDS encoding DUF4235 domain-containing protein: MSQADRHDASAATDRAVERLRKLDEKVDEMRAHVNNDPDSLGDKLVKLALPSVTGLVAGKLFDSVRDARSKARNSGVDQEGDGQGQGTALASVAFAALSAAFTAVVSELSDRGSQALIDRRHQRTQNKH, from the coding sequence ATGAGCCAAGCGGATAGGCATGATGCTAGCGCTGCCACCGATCGTGCGGTGGAGCGCTTGCGCAAATTGGACGAGAAGGTGGACGAGATGCGAGCGCATGTGAACAACGATCCTGATTCCTTAGGCGACAAGCTGGTCAAGCTCGCCCTACCCAGCGTTACTGGCCTAGTGGCCGGCAAGCTCTTCGATTCGGTGCGGGATGCGCGTTCCAAGGCGCGCAATTCGGGCGTAGACCAGGAGGGCGATGGTCAGGGACAAGGGACCGCCCTAGCCAGCGTGGCTTTCGCGGCCCTCTCGGCGGCCTTTACCGCAGTGGTCTCCGAACTCTCCGATCGCGGTTCCCAAGCCTTGATCGACCGGCGTCACCAGCGCACTCAGAACAAACACTGA
- a CDS encoding carbohydrate ABC transporter permease has product MSAKVKHEGWWSLLFAVVSLVWIFPIALVVINSFKNKAYITRNAFSLPTGHAFVGFENYSRGIEKTNLIASFGWTVMITVGSVALILVCTSMCAWWIVRVNNWVAKALYLLFLFNMIVPFQMVMFTLSKMADIVGLNTPWGLCIVYLGFGAGLAVFIFTGVVKGIPQELEESAMMDGASVPRTFFQIVVPIMRPSVVSVAILEAMWIWNDFLLPYLTLDMRRFKTMSIAIQYLKGGYGSVDMGAMMGCLVLAIIPIVVFYLVCQKYIIKGVLAGAVKG; this is encoded by the coding sequence ATGAGCGCCAAAGTAAAGCATGAAGGCTGGTGGAGCCTGCTCTTCGCTGTTGTCAGCTTGGTATGGATTTTCCCCATCGCGCTGGTCGTAATCAACTCTTTCAAAAACAAGGCTTATATCACCCGTAACGCGTTCTCCTTGCCGACCGGCCATGCGTTCGTCGGGTTCGAGAACTACTCGCGCGGTATCGAAAAGACCAATCTGATCGCTTCCTTCGGCTGGACGGTGATGATTACCGTAGGTTCGGTGGCTCTGATTTTGGTATGCACGTCCATGTGCGCCTGGTGGATTGTGCGCGTTAATAACTGGGTGGCTAAAGCGCTCTATCTGCTTTTCCTTTTTAATATGATCGTGCCCTTCCAGATGGTCATGTTCACCCTGTCCAAGATGGCTGACATCGTCGGGCTGAACACGCCCTGGGGATTGTGCATTGTGTATCTTGGTTTTGGAGCCGGGCTCGCTGTCTTCATCTTCACCGGTGTGGTCAAAGGCATTCCCCAGGAGTTGGAGGAGTCGGCCATGATGGACGGAGCAAGCGTGCCGCGCACCTTCTTCCAAATCGTGGTGCCGATCATGCGCCCCTCGGTCGTTTCCGTGGCAATTCTGGAAGCCATGTGGATTTGGAACGACTTCTTGCTGCCGTACTTGACTTTGGACATGCGCCGTTTCAAAACCATGAGCATCGCGATTCAGTACCTCAAGGGAGGTTATGGCTCAGTTGACATGGGTGCGATGATGGGTTGCCTGGTTTTGGCGATTATCCCGATTGTCGTTTTCTACCTGGTCTGCCAGAAGTACATCATCAAGGGGGTGTTGGCTGGAGCGGTCAAGGGGTGA
- a CDS encoding glycoside hydrolase family 32 protein gives MSKLYYQYLGTWFGDCMPFGSGDEFFLFHQRDTRRPGPFGEPFGWSLATTKDFVHYKDCGTAIERGGDEDQDQFIYAGSVFEAEGRYHAFYTGYNRDYPAQGKASQVLMHAVSDDLYSWTKTKDALTFTPQEGYDQDDWRDPWVIRDDARGLYLLILGARLQGPKTQQTGRTVKFSSPDLEHWTFEGDFWAPDLYTMHEMPDLFKMGDWWYHIVTEYSDKHGMVYRMARSLDGPWTAPTDDAFDGSAYYAGRTFELGGKRVLFGWVGTKEKNDDRRNYEWAGTFVPHQVYQRPDGSLGVKPVDTLWESFAQFRPIDDLRLKSTDGRRKRVLASDCGDLFSFDAHVKFEEGTRSFGFRIYGDEGTGQSYQYIFKVRENRYLFEGSPNYPWFTNMNIGLERPIELAPDRDYHIQLIVDDSIATLYVNGVALNARAYKHYGDDLSVFVTDGAVELSGMSISRSLKEE, from the coding sequence ATGAGCAAGCTCTACTACCAATACCTGGGCACTTGGTTCGGTGACTGCATGCCATTTGGCAGTGGTGATGAGTTCTTTCTCTTCCATCAGCGTGACACCCGTCGGCCAGGACCTTTTGGAGAACCGTTCGGTTGGTCGCTGGCTACCACCAAGGATTTCGTTCATTATAAGGATTGCGGCACTGCCATAGAGCGGGGCGGCGATGAGGATCAGGATCAGTTCATCTACGCTGGCAGCGTCTTTGAAGCGGAGGGCCGCTACCACGCCTTCTACACCGGTTATAACCGTGATTATCCTGCTCAGGGCAAAGCCTCGCAGGTGTTGATGCACGCGGTCAGTGATGATTTGTATAGCTGGACGAAGACCAAGGATGCTCTGACCTTTACTCCGCAAGAGGGCTACGATCAGGACGATTGGCGCGATCCCTGGGTGATTCGCGACGATGCTCGCGGGCTCTATCTGCTGATACTGGGCGCCCGACTTCAAGGACCCAAGACGCAGCAGACCGGACGAACCGTCAAATTCAGCTCGCCTGACTTGGAGCACTGGACCTTTGAAGGGGACTTTTGGGCTCCTGACCTGTACACCATGCATGAGATGCCAGATCTGTTCAAGATGGGTGACTGGTGGTATCACATCGTGACCGAATATAGCGATAAGCACGGCATGGTCTATCGGATGGCTCGGAGCTTGGATGGACCTTGGACGGCGCCGACGGATGATGCCTTTGACGGCAGCGCTTATTATGCCGGTCGTACGTTTGAGCTTGGTGGGAAGCGCGTACTGTTCGGCTGGGTCGGTACCAAAGAGAAGAACGACGATCGGCGAAACTATGAATGGGCTGGCACCTTCGTGCCCCACCAGGTGTACCAGCGTCCTGACGGGAGTCTGGGGGTCAAGCCTGTTGATACGCTCTGGGAGTCGTTTGCGCAATTTCGCCCCATTGATGATTTGCGCCTGAAGTCGACGGATGGCCGTCGGAAGCGGGTGCTGGCGAGCGACTGTGGCGATCTCTTCTCTTTCGATGCTCACGTCAAGTTTGAGGAGGGAACCCGATCCTTCGGGTTCCGGATATACGGGGATGAGGGAACTGGGCAATCCTACCAGTACATATTCAAAGTCAGGGAGAACCGCTACCTCTTTGAGGGCAGTCCTAATTACCCCTGGTTTACGAACATGAACATCGGCCTGGAGCGTCCAATCGAGCTGGCGCCCGATCGTGATTATCACATCCAGTTGATTGTGGATGACAGCATTGCCACCCTGTATGTCAATGGCGTGGCTCTGAATGCGCGCGCCTATAAGCACTATGGCGACGACCTGAGCGTCTTCGTCACCGATGGGGCAGTCGAGCTGTCCGGTATGTCCATCAGTCGATCGTTGAAGGAGGAATAG
- a CDS encoding nitroreductase family protein, translated as MTNPKDRTMHSCAPTDLRGAAPNETIRVLLERRSIRAFSPDPIDPASVQSLESAAQHAATSRYFNEWSAIRVTDPKIAQAIAQEAGQDYIVQAPLLYIFLADQRRNADLVAAENPDADMDADSFNLNSSYVFLQSENDAVLALHAMETAAYSLGLGCVILGSVLNDPDELIELLQLPKLVYPVLGLAIGKPAQGPALKPRMPRPAQIFENSYRRPSEDEIGEALSDFDETVFRYYRDIRHMDAPRKTFRQIIADKAFGQENAHHPMAPSIERQGFDWTR; from the coding sequence ATGACCAATCCAAAAGACCGTACTATGCACAGCTGCGCCCCTACCGACCTGCGAGGCGCGGCCCCCAATGAAACCATCCGGGTACTGCTGGAGCGTCGCTCCATTCGAGCCTTCTCCCCGGATCCCATTGACCCCGCGAGCGTGCAGTCCTTGGAATCAGCCGCCCAGCACGCCGCCACCAGCCGTTATTTCAACGAGTGGTCAGCCATCCGTGTCACCGATCCGAAGATTGCCCAAGCCATAGCCCAGGAAGCGGGTCAGGATTACATCGTCCAAGCCCCCCTCCTCTACATTTTCCTGGCTGACCAACGGCGCAACGCAGACCTGGTAGCGGCGGAAAACCCCGACGCCGACATGGACGCGGACTCCTTCAACCTGAACTCCAGCTACGTCTTCCTCCAGTCGGAGAATGATGCGGTCCTGGCCCTCCACGCGATGGAGACCGCCGCCTACTCGCTCGGCTTAGGATGCGTCATCCTGGGCTCGGTCCTCAACGACCCAGACGAGCTGATTGAGCTTCTGCAACTGCCGAAACTGGTTTACCCGGTGCTGGGCCTCGCCATCGGGAAACCGGCTCAGGGTCCGGCTCTGAAGCCGCGTATGCCCCGGCCAGCGCAGATTTTCGAGAACTCTTACCGTAGACCCAGCGAAGACGAGATCGGCGAAGCTCTGTCTGACTTCGACGAGACCGTGTTCCGCTACTACCGGGACATCCGCCATATGGACGCACCGCGTAAGACTTTCAGGCAGATCATAGCTGACAAAGCCTTCGGCCAGGAGAACGCCCACCACCCCATGGCGCCCTCCATCGAGCGGCAGGGCTTTGACTGGACCCGCTGA
- a CDS encoding glycoside hydrolase family 13 protein: MVADRIDGDWWKQAVVYQVYPRSFKDADGDGLGDLRGIISEIGYLKQLGVDAVWLSPFYPSELADGGYDVIDYRDVDPRLGSMNDFDQLVDGLHKAGIRLIVDLVPNHTSDHHAWFKEALKAGRGSDARSRYIFREGRGKHGELPPNDWASMFGGSAWERVPDGQWYLHLFAKQQPDLDWKNPEVHEDFRRTLRFWSDHGADGFRIDVAHGLAKDLDSVPLDQMDPAAVQQGSLSDGSSPLWDRDEVHQIYKEWRQVFNEYDPPRFAVGEAWVAPERQYRYASPDELGQVFNFEFAKADWDLSQMRRAIEEGMANARRSGSTTTWVMSNHDVPRHASRYALPQVGSTNYHQLAKDWLLRDGRSYPEDRALGTRRSRAAILLELGLPGSAYIYQGEELGLFEVADLPWERLEDPTAFNTSQAASDKGRDGCRVPLPWDCGDRPDPDASAPAFGRGASFGFSPAAREDGSACADPHLPQPLWFGDFAVNREEADPGSMLNLYRRALAARASMLTGLSQEIALSQPQERTLAYSRADAAGKPAFVNLTNFGPNPVALPDGEVILSSVPLADGLLPSDASAWLSLS; this comes from the coding sequence GTGGTGGCAGACAGAATAGACGGGGACTGGTGGAAGCAGGCGGTTGTGTACCAGGTGTATCCTCGGTCCTTCAAGGATGCTGACGGGGATGGCTTGGGTGACCTGCGGGGCATCATCAGCGAGATAGGCTACCTGAAGCAGCTGGGTGTAGACGCCGTATGGCTCTCGCCCTTCTACCCGTCGGAGTTGGCGGACGGCGGTTACGACGTGATCGACTACCGCGATGTGGACCCGCGCCTGGGCTCCATGAACGACTTTGACCAGCTGGTCGACGGGTTGCATAAGGCTGGAATCAGGCTGATCGTTGATCTCGTGCCCAATCACACCTCGGACCACCATGCCTGGTTCAAGGAGGCGTTGAAGGCGGGCAGGGGCTCCGATGCGCGCAGCCGCTACATCTTCCGTGAGGGGCGCGGGAAGCATGGGGAGCTCCCGCCCAACGATTGGGCTTCCATGTTCGGTGGGTCCGCTTGGGAGCGTGTGCCAGACGGGCAATGGTACCTGCACCTGTTCGCCAAGCAGCAACCGGATTTGGACTGGAAGAATCCGGAGGTGCATGAGGATTTCAGACGCACCCTGCGTTTCTGGTCGGATCATGGGGCCGATGGTTTCCGCATCGATGTGGCCCATGGGCTGGCGAAAGACCTGGACAGCGTCCCCCTGGATCAGATGGATCCTGCCGCCGTCCAGCAAGGGTCCTTGAGCGATGGTTCGAGTCCTCTTTGGGACCGGGATGAGGTTCATCAGATTTACAAGGAGTGGCGGCAGGTCTTCAATGAGTACGACCCTCCTCGGTTCGCAGTGGGCGAAGCCTGGGTAGCCCCGGAGCGCCAGTACCGCTATGCGTCGCCCGACGAGCTTGGGCAGGTCTTCAACTTCGAATTCGCTAAGGCGGACTGGGACCTTTCGCAGATGCGTCGGGCCATCGAAGAGGGGATGGCGAACGCGCGCCGTTCAGGGTCCACGACTACCTGGGTGATGAGCAACCACGATGTGCCTCGCCATGCCAGTCGGTACGCTCTGCCGCAGGTCGGCTCGACCAACTATCACCAGTTGGCCAAGGATTGGCTCTTGCGCGATGGCCGTTCCTACCCCGAGGACCGGGCCTTGGGCACCAGACGGTCCCGTGCGGCCATCCTGCTGGAGCTCGGCTTACCTGGTTCCGCATACATCTATCAGGGCGAGGAGCTGGGACTCTTCGAAGTGGCGGATCTGCCTTGGGAACGTCTGGAAGACCCGACAGCGTTCAATACCTCGCAAGCCGCTAGCGACAAAGGTCGTGACGGTTGCCGGGTGCCCCTGCCCTGGGACTGCGGGGATCGGCCTGACCCGGATGCCTCGGCACCGGCTTTCGGGCGCGGGGCCTCGTTCGGCTTCTCGCCCGCAGCGCGGGAGGACGGCTCCGCGTGTGCGGACCCTCATTTGCCGCAACCGCTTTGGTTCGGTGATTTTGCGGTCAACCGCGAGGAAGCGGACCCTGGTTCCATGCTCAACCTTTACCGGCGGGCGTTGGCTGCGCGCGCCTCCATGCTGACGGGTTTGAGCCAGGAAATTGCATTGTCCCAGCCGCAGGAGCGGACTCTGGCGTACTCCCGAGCCGATGCGGCAGGGAAACCCGCCTTCGTGAACCTGACGAATTTCGGTCCCAATCCCGTCGCGTTGCCTGATGGCGAAGTCATCCTGAGCTCGGTGCCGCTGGCCGACGGCTTGTTGCCTTCGGACGCTTCGGCCTGGTTGAGTCTGAGCTAG